One genomic window of Streptomyces sp. WP-1 includes the following:
- a CDS encoding NADH-quinone oxidoreductase subunit C — protein sequence MRTTEILALSQLPPRAEALLRDGHRLALVCAHHDKLGIRVVYLFVAGPPDTRVELHVLLDPDRPELPTLAHLCYPAGRFEREMRDLFGIVPLGHPLPRRLVRHFHWPRGWYPMRPDAGPPPPFGEQEGPYPFLEVEGDGVYEIPVGPVHAGLIEPGHFRFSVVGETILRLKARLWFVHKGVEKLFQGRTIAAGLPLAERISGDTAVGHALAYCLAVEEATGAEVPAEARRARALLLELERIHNHVADLGMLCNDVGHGILNAHAQRVREQLLRLNREITGHRLLRGGIVPGGATLRSVPDVRRLTAIGEDIRELTGLALGHSTVRDRFTGTAVLPADAARDIGCLGYVARASGLGYDARAAHPFLDDHAPRAAVRSGGDVLARFLVRAEEIDSSLALAGRFTEELAGPVTALGVPPVPGTGPRSGVGLVEGWRGTIATRVELAPDGTLRRVKPVDPSFFNWPALPVALTDTIVPDFPLTNKSFNLSYAGNDL from the coding sequence ATGCGCACGACGGAGATCCTCGCCCTGTCCCAACTCCCCCCGCGCGCCGAAGCGTTGCTGAGGGACGGTCACCGGCTCGCGCTGGTCTGCGCCCATCACGACAAGCTCGGCATCCGCGTGGTGTACCTGTTCGTCGCCGGACCGCCCGACACCCGCGTCGAACTCCACGTGCTCCTCGACCCGGACCGCCCCGAGCTGCCGACGCTGGCCCATCTCTGCTACCCGGCGGGCCGGTTCGAGCGGGAGATGCGGGATCTGTTCGGCATCGTGCCGCTCGGGCATCCGCTGCCCCGCCGGCTGGTACGGCACTTCCACTGGCCGCGCGGCTGGTATCCGATGCGCCCGGACGCCGGGCCCCCGCCGCCCTTCGGGGAGCAGGAGGGGCCGTACCCCTTCCTGGAGGTCGAGGGCGACGGCGTGTACGAGATCCCGGTCGGGCCGGTGCACGCGGGGCTGATCGAGCCGGGCCACTTCCGGTTCTCCGTGGTCGGCGAGACCATCCTCCGGCTCAAGGCCCGCCTGTGGTTCGTGCACAAGGGCGTGGAGAAGCTGTTCCAGGGCCGCACCATCGCGGCCGGGCTGCCGCTGGCCGAGCGGATCAGCGGCGACACGGCCGTCGGCCACGCCCTCGCGTACTGCCTCGCCGTGGAGGAGGCGACCGGCGCCGAGGTCCCGGCCGAGGCCCGGCGCGCCCGTGCCCTGCTCCTCGAACTGGAGCGGATCCACAACCATGTGGCCGACCTCGGCATGCTCTGCAACGACGTGGGGCACGGCATCCTCAACGCCCACGCCCAGCGAGTCCGCGAGCAACTCCTGCGCCTCAACCGGGAGATCACCGGTCACCGGCTGCTGCGCGGCGGGATCGTCCCCGGCGGCGCGACCCTGCGCTCCGTGCCCGACGTACGGCGACTCACCGCGATCGGCGAGGACATCCGCGAACTCACCGGCCTCGCCCTCGGCCACTCCACGGTCCGCGACCGCTTCACCGGCACCGCCGTGCTGCCCGCCGACGCCGCCCGGGACATCGGCTGCCTCGGCTATGTGGCCCGCGCCAGCGGCCTCGGCTACGACGCCCGCGCCGCACACCCCTTCCTCGACGACCACGCGCCCCGGGCCGCCGTCCGCAGCGGCGGCGATGTACTGGCCCGCTTCCTGGTGCGGGCCGAGGAGATCGACAGCTCCCTCGCGCTGGCCGGGCGGTTCACCGAGGAACTCGCCGGGCCGGTCACCGCGCTGGGCGTGCCACCGGTGCCGGGGACGGGGCCCCGCAGCGGGGTGGGTCTGGTGGAGGGCTGGCGCGGCACCATCGCCACCCGGGTCGAACTCGCCCCCGACGGGACGCTGCGCCGGGTCAAGCCCGTCGACCCGTCCTTCTTCAACTGGCCCGCGCTGCCGGTCGCGTTGACCGACACGATCGTGCCGGACTTCCCGCTGACCAACAAGAGCTTCAACCTGTCGTACGCGGGGAACGACCTGTGA
- a CDS encoding VWA domain-containing protein: MTPTQPFLPAVDRAAFAVALADRLRSRGVPVGLTAARDFVSALAASWPATRSALYWTARVTLVRDRPYLARFDEVFDAVFGDAVLSLDPHARRTGRGAVPPARDDARAPLPAGADGDPVEDAGLPWVTLPPVVGAAEPGEEHVLTVPQRLPTELAGAVDTPFERLGEREAALLGQWLETGLRQWPTRRSRRYARRPGGSRVALRETLARSRRTGWEPVRLVRTGPLDRPRRVVVLCDVSRSMQAQAVAYLHLMRALALTTRAEVFAFATSLTRLTNVLAHRSAETAFEEASQRVADRFGGTRIAHCLETLLASHHGGALRGAVVLVASDGWDGDPPERLAAAMARLRRRAHTVVWLNPRAGAPGYAPRTTTMTAALPYIDLLLPADTFASLLRVAPEVARLTGRGGPPRRQVRARQ, from the coding sequence ATGACGCCGACCCAGCCGTTCCTGCCCGCCGTGGACCGGGCCGCGTTCGCCGTGGCGCTCGCCGACCGGCTGCGGAGCCGGGGCGTGCCCGTGGGCCTGACCGCCGCCCGGGACTTCGTGTCCGCGCTGGCCGCGTCCTGGCCCGCCACGCGGTCCGCCCTGTACTGGACGGCCCGGGTCACCCTGGTCCGCGACCGGCCGTACCTGGCCCGCTTCGACGAGGTATTCGACGCGGTGTTCGGGGACGCCGTGCTGTCCCTGGACCCGCATGCCCGCCGTACCGGCCGGGGCGCCGTGCCACCGGCCCGGGACGACGCGCGCGCCCCGCTGCCCGCGGGCGCGGACGGCGATCCGGTGGAGGACGCGGGGCTGCCGTGGGTGACGCTGCCGCCGGTGGTGGGGGCGGCCGAGCCGGGCGAGGAGCACGTACTGACCGTGCCGCAGCGGCTGCCGACCGAGCTGGCCGGTGCCGTGGACACCCCCTTCGAGCGGCTGGGGGAGCGGGAGGCGGCGCTGCTCGGGCAGTGGCTGGAGACGGGGCTGCGGCAGTGGCCGACCCGCCGCTCCCGCCGGTACGCGCGGCGCCCGGGCGGCTCCCGGGTGGCGCTCCGGGAGACGCTGGCCCGCTCCCGGCGCACCGGCTGGGAACCGGTAAGGCTGGTGCGCACCGGGCCCCTGGACCGGCCCCGGCGGGTGGTGGTGCTGTGCGACGTGAGCCGGTCGATGCAGGCGCAGGCGGTGGCGTATCTGCATCTGATGCGGGCGCTCGCGCTGACCACGCGGGCCGAGGTGTTCGCCTTCGCCACCTCGCTGACCCGGCTCACCAATGTGCTCGCGCACCGCTCGGCCGAGACGGCGTTCGAGGAGGCGTCGCAGCGGGTCGCGGACCGGTTCGGCGGCACCAGGATCGCGCACTGCCTGGAGACCCTGCTCGCCTCCCACCACGGGGGCGCGCTGCGCGGCGCGGTCGTCCTCGTCGCCTCCGACGGCTGGGACGGCGACCCGCCCGAACGCCTCGCCGCGGCCATGGCCCGCCTGCGCCGCCGCGCCCATACGGTCGTCTGGCTCAACCCCCGCGCGGGCGCCCCGGGTTACGCCCCCCGAACGACGACGATGACCGCCGCGCTCCCGTACATCGACCTGCTCCTCCCCGCCGATACGTTCGCCTCCCTGCTGCGCGTGGCCCCGGAGGTGGCCCGGCTGACCGGGCGCGGCGGCCCGCCCAGGCGCCAGGTGAGGGCGCGGCAGTAG
- a CDS encoding zinc ribbon domain-containing protein YjdM yields MSDNLPACPACSGTFTYEMGALLVCPECGHEWSASSDTAAEEGRVIRDSVGNALTDGDTVTVVKALKVKGSPSGIKAGTKVRNIRLVDGVDGHDIDCRIDGFGAMQLKSGVVKKA; encoded by the coding sequence ATGAGCGACAACCTCCCCGCCTGCCCCGCCTGTTCGGGCACGTTCACCTACGAGATGGGCGCGCTGCTCGTCTGCCCCGAGTGCGGCCACGAATGGTCGGCTTCCTCGGACACCGCCGCCGAGGAGGGCCGGGTCATCCGGGACTCGGTCGGCAATGCGCTCACCGACGGCGACACCGTGACCGTGGTCAAGGCACTGAAGGTCAAGGGCAGCCCGTCCGGTATCAAGGCGGGCACGAAGGTGCGCAACATCCGGCTGGTGGACGGGGTCGACGGCCATGACATCGACTGCAGGATCGACGGTTTCGGCGCGATGCAGCTGAAGTCCGGTGTGGTCAAGAAGGCCTGA
- a CDS encoding NADH-quinone oxidoreductase subunit B family protein yields the protein MGLLRKIRTTGRVAEPAPPRPDGQPLEKARLLGGSAQVRCVDAGSCNGCEIEIAAAFNPVYDAERYGARLVASPRHADVALVTGPVTRNMAEPLRRTVAAMAEPRLVVAVGDCALDCGEFAGGYGVEGAVGDVVPVDLAVPGCPPEPAAIVAALRRVTGR from the coding sequence ATGGGCCTGTTGCGCAAGATCCGGACCACCGGGCGGGTCGCGGAACCCGCCCCGCCCCGCCCGGACGGGCAACCACTGGAGAAAGCGCGGCTGTTGGGCGGCTCGGCGCAGGTGCGCTGCGTGGACGCGGGCTCCTGCAACGGCTGCGAGATCGAGATCGCCGCCGCGTTCAACCCGGTGTACGACGCCGAGCGCTACGGCGCCCGCCTGGTGGCCTCGCCCCGGCACGCGGACGTCGCCCTGGTGACCGGGCCCGTGACCCGGAACATGGCGGAGCCGCTGCGCCGCACGGTGGCCGCGATGGCCGAGCCCCGGCTGGTGGTCGCGGTGGGCGACTGCGCCCTCGACTGCGGGGAGTTCGCCGGCGGGTACGGCGTCGAGGGCGCGGTCGGTGACGTCGTACCGGTGGATCTGGCGGTGCCCGGGTGCCCACCGGAGCCCGCGGCGATCGTGGCCGCGCTGCGCCGGGTGACCGGCCGGTGA
- a CDS encoding anti-sigma factor antagonist, with product MTIDWRYTIEQDLGVLSVAGCLGPDAVRRFNGAIGWAVARGTGPVVLDLTALRNWSTEGQVAITEAARLLAARGRGVELAAIPADGSLVPAGEGPDIPVHCDLAAALAAHGRGPGTQGDDRQEWRTDGWPAS from the coding sequence ATGACCATCGACTGGCGCTACACCATCGAGCAGGACCTCGGCGTCCTCTCCGTCGCCGGCTGCCTCGGCCCGGACGCCGTGCGCCGCTTCAACGGCGCCATCGGCTGGGCCGTGGCGCGCGGCACCGGGCCGGTCGTGCTCGACCTGACCGCGCTGCGCAACTGGTCCACGGAGGGCCAGGTGGCCATCACCGAGGCCGCCCGGCTGCTCGCCGCCCGCGGCCGGGGCGTGGAGCTGGCCGCGATACCCGCCGACGGCTCGCTCGTCCCGGCGGGCGAGGGGCCCGACATCCCGGTCCACTGCGATCTGGCCGCGGCGCTCGCCGCGCACGGCCGGGGCCCGGGGACGCAGGGCGACGACCGCCAGGAGTGGCGGACGGACGGCTGGCCCGCCTCCTGA
- a CDS encoding SRPBCC family protein has product MKIDNEFRVDAPLERTWQALTDLESLAPCMPGAQLTGVDGDVYRGKVKVKVGPVISQFQGTARFTEQDEADHSAVISASGKDTRGQGNASATVHARLRPDGTGTAVSVSTDLNISGKLAQFGSGMIKEISEKLFAQFVANVEEQLLHKPEATAPGGGKTPEETEVPGASGDSAGAPAPAAEPAPSSSTTAGPGTVAQSAAGPGTVAQSAAGPGTVAQSAAGPGTVAQSAAGPGTVEQSAAEPSTVEQSAAAADAAAVRPSPPPRPEAAAAPRPATRPRPPVRENEPLDLMQYAGKSVYKRLVPVAVGAVVVGVVIYWAVR; this is encoded by the coding sequence ATGAAGATCGACAACGAGTTCCGGGTGGACGCGCCCCTGGAGCGGACCTGGCAGGCGCTCACCGATCTGGAGAGCCTCGCCCCCTGCATGCCCGGCGCCCAGCTCACCGGGGTCGACGGCGATGTCTACCGGGGCAAGGTGAAGGTCAAGGTCGGGCCGGTGATCAGCCAGTTCCAGGGCACCGCCCGCTTCACCGAGCAGGACGAGGCCGACCACAGCGCGGTCATCAGCGCGTCCGGCAAGGACACGCGGGGCCAGGGCAACGCCTCCGCGACCGTGCACGCCCGGCTGCGGCCCGACGGCACGGGCACCGCGGTGAGCGTCAGCACCGACCTCAACATCAGCGGAAAACTGGCCCAGTTCGGCAGCGGCATGATCAAGGAGATCTCCGAGAAGCTGTTCGCGCAGTTCGTGGCGAACGTGGAGGAACAGCTGCTGCACAAGCCGGAAGCGACGGCGCCAGGGGGAGGCAAGACACCGGAGGAAACGGAGGTACCGGGGGCATCAGGGGATTCCGCGGGGGCACCGGCCCCGGCGGCCGAGCCCGCACCCTCGTCCTCGACCACCGCCGGGCCGGGCACCGTAGCGCAGAGCGCCGCCGGGCCGGGCACCGTAGCGCAGAGCGCCGCCGGGCCGGGCACCGTAGCGCAGAGCGCCGCCGGGCCGGGCACCGTAGCGCAGAGCGCCGCCGGGCCGGGCACCGTCGAGCAGAGCGCCGCCGAGCCGAGCACCGTCGAGCAGAGCGCCGCCGCTGCCGATGCCGCTGCCGTACGACCCTCACCGCCCCCTCGGCCCGAGGCCGCCGCCGCGCCCCGGCCGGCCACCCGCCCGCGGCCGCCCGTGCGGGAGAACGAACCCCTGGACCTGATGCAGTACGCCGGGAAGTCGGTGTACAAGCGGCTCGTCCCCGTGGCGGTCGGCGCGGTCGTCGTCGGCGTGGTGATCTACTGGGCGGTGCGCTGA
- a CDS encoding LysR family transcriptional regulator codes for MTPAQLRAFSATVRLGSVKAAAADLAVTEAAVSLHIAHLRRELGDKLFTRTGSGLAFTPGGLRLASRAAQMLGLQDQTVLEVQQAGSGRRLLRVATSSLFAEYAAPGLIELFAGRADDLDVELSVHDPQRFPLLLMERAVDVAIGPRPATVDASMSCTHFLNYQMIAVVGATHPLAARTGPAGVAELREQTWLLGPSAVGRAGIVPSVLRRLQIPEDRQRIFQSHTAAVDEAKHGTGVALAVTFAVSKDLADGDLRQIGGPQLPARGSWNLLALGDREAPPAAAELRRFVTTPRATQAMLRGAGVTAGRFRPAIHVTLWS; via the coding sequence TTGACCCCGGCACAGCTGCGGGCGTTCTCGGCGACGGTCCGGCTCGGCTCCGTGAAGGCAGCGGCGGCGGACCTCGCGGTGACCGAGGCCGCCGTCTCGCTGCACATCGCCCATCTGCGCCGGGAGCTCGGCGACAAGCTGTTCACCCGTACGGGCAGCGGGCTGGCGTTCACCCCGGGCGGGCTGCGGCTCGCCAGCCGGGCGGCGCAGATGCTGGGCCTCCAGGACCAGACCGTGCTGGAGGTGCAGCAGGCCGGCTCCGGGCGGCGGCTGCTGCGGGTCGCCACATCGAGCCTGTTCGCCGAGTACGCGGCGCCCGGCCTGATCGAACTCTTCGCGGGGCGTGCCGACGACCTCGACGTGGAACTGAGCGTGCACGATCCGCAGCGTTTCCCGCTGCTGCTGATGGAACGGGCGGTGGACGTGGCCATCGGACCCCGGCCCGCCACCGTGGACGCCTCGATGAGCTGCACGCACTTCCTCAACTACCAGATGATCGCGGTCGTCGGCGCCACCCATCCGCTCGCCGCCCGCACCGGGCCCGCCGGGGTGGCGGAGCTGCGCGAGCAGACCTGGCTGCTCGGGCCCTCGGCGGTGGGGCGGGCCGGGATAGTGCCGTCCGTGCTGCGGCGGCTCCAGATCCCCGAGGACCGCCAGCGGATCTTCCAGAGCCACACCGCGGCGGTGGACGAGGCGAAGCACGGCACCGGGGTGGCGCTCGCGGTGACCTTCGCGGTCAGCAAGGACCTCGCCGACGGTGACCTGCGGCAGATCGGCGGCCCCCAGCTGCCCGCGCGCGGCTCCTGGAACCTCCTCGCCCTCGGCGACCGCGAGGCCCCGCCGGCCGCCGCCGAACTCCGCCGCTTCGTCACCACGCCCCGCGCCACCCAGGCCATGCTGCGCGGCGCCGGGGTCACGGCGGGCCGGTTCCGTCCGGCGATCCATGTGACGCTGTGGAGCTGA
- a CDS encoding respiratory chain complex I subunit 1 family protein: MRNAIGYTAVVGQVVAVVAGAPLLTGWMRLVRARLEGRAGAGVLQPWRDARKLLRKESVTPAGTGPAFRVAPALLVATTVVAAALVPLLSTATPVSGHADLILVVALFALGTLALALAALDTGTAFGGMGASREMTVAALVEPTILLSVFALSLPAGTTNIPAIVADAVGQPARFASPAGLLAVAALAVAVLAETGRIPVDNPSTHLELTMIHEAMVLEYAGPDLALVELGAQLRLTLLLGLLSSLAVPWGIATGASWAALPVALVLCAVKVAVLGALLAAAEVCWAKVRLFRVPELLAGSFLLALLSVSASYFLDGAS; this comes from the coding sequence GTGAGGAACGCGATCGGGTACACGGCCGTGGTCGGCCAGGTCGTGGCCGTGGTGGCCGGGGCGCCGCTGCTGACGGGGTGGATGCGGCTGGTGCGGGCCCGCCTGGAGGGGCGGGCGGGGGCCGGGGTGCTGCAACCCTGGCGGGACGCGCGCAAGTTGCTGCGCAAGGAGTCCGTCACCCCGGCCGGGACCGGACCCGCCTTCCGGGTCGCGCCCGCACTGCTGGTCGCCACCACCGTGGTGGCCGCCGCGCTGGTGCCGCTGCTGTCCACCGCCACACCGGTGAGCGGGCACGCGGATCTCATCCTGGTGGTGGCGCTGTTCGCGCTCGGCACCCTCGCGCTCGCCCTGGCTGCCCTGGACACCGGCACCGCGTTCGGCGGGATGGGCGCCTCCCGGGAGATGACGGTGGCGGCGCTGGTCGAACCGACCATCCTGCTCTCGGTGTTCGCGCTGTCGCTCCCCGCCGGGACCACCAACATCCCGGCCATCGTCGCCGACGCCGTCGGACAGCCGGCGCGGTTCGCCTCGCCGGCCGGGCTGCTCGCCGTCGCCGCGCTCGCGGTGGCGGTGCTCGCCGAGACCGGCCGGATCCCGGTGGACAACCCCTCCACGCACCTCGAACTCACCATGATCCATGAGGCGATGGTGCTGGAGTACGCGGGCCCCGACCTGGCGCTCGTCGAACTCGGGGCGCAGCTGCGGCTGACGCTGCTGCTCGGGCTGCTCTCCTCGCTGGCCGTGCCCTGGGGCATCGCCACCGGCGCCTCCTGGGCCGCGCTGCCGGTGGCCCTGGTGCTGTGCGCGGTGAAGGTGGCCGTGCTGGGCGCGCTGCTCGCGGCGGCCGAGGTGTGCTGGGCGAAGGTACGGCTGTTCCGGGTGCCCGAACTCCTCGCCGGTTCCTTCCTGTTGGCGCTGCTCTCGGTGTCCGCGTCGTACTTCCTGGACGGAGCGTCATGA
- a CDS encoding proton-conducting transporter membrane subunit: MNVIPAALTTATALGCAGAPAALVLPYRARIVAVGVLTAGAGVGGAVAGVATLGGARWAAVLPGLLPLAGTRVAVDALGGLFMAVAGTVVAAVGVYGIGYASGHGPRGVGSRTAQAVLPLFALTLVLVPVAASVSTFLALWELMALASLSLVLTEHAERRTVRQAGLWYAVLTHLGLVLLLAGFALFAAGAHGETFTALRTGAHLLSPAARSVVFVLVTAAFASKAGAVPLHAWLPRAHPEAPSPVSALMSAAMVNLGVYGLVRTGLDLLGGGPAWWWLVLLALGGLSAVHGILQAAMAADLKRLLAYSTSENMGLVLVGVGACGLFAAGGERPLAALALAAALLHLVNHAAFKALLFCAAGSVLRATGLRDLDRLGGLRPRMPVTTAFFALAALGAVALPPGNGFIGEWLLLQSLIHGMRVPGVAVAVVLPLSVALIALSAGIAAAVFVKALGVGFFARPRDARAAAAREAPPPMLAGMALLAAATVALAVVPGLLGDGLDRVVGTVGLPGAGALTGGGLRVRLTGISASLSPLWVAAALTAALALATGLPRRYGRRGRRTGARLWDCGGGAPTPRMAYTATSFAEPLQRVFDGVLAPEQEVSVTSVHGSAYLVERVRFRRRVPDRIEHRLYEPVLRALDRTGRAARRLAGGRVHVYLGYGFAGLVVLLSALVVGW, translated from the coding sequence GTGAACGTGATCCCTGCCGCCCTGACGACGGCCACCGCGCTGGGCTGCGCGGGCGCGCCGGCGGCGCTCGTCCTGCCGTACCGGGCACGGATCGTGGCCGTCGGTGTGCTGACCGCCGGGGCCGGGGTGGGTGGTGCGGTGGCGGGCGTGGCCACGCTCGGCGGCGCCCGCTGGGCGGCCGTGCTGCCCGGACTGCTGCCGCTGGCCGGGACGCGGGTGGCGGTGGACGCGCTCGGGGGGCTGTTCATGGCGGTGGCGGGCACGGTCGTGGCCGCCGTCGGGGTGTACGGCATCGGGTACGCGTCCGGGCACGGCCCGCGCGGGGTCGGCTCGCGGACCGCGCAGGCGGTGCTGCCGCTGTTCGCGCTGACCCTCGTCCTCGTCCCGGTGGCGGCCTCGGTGTCGACGTTCCTGGCGCTGTGGGAACTGATGGCGCTGGCCTCCCTGTCGCTGGTGCTCACCGAGCACGCCGAGCGGCGGACGGTGCGGCAGGCCGGCCTCTGGTACGCGGTGCTGACCCATCTCGGACTCGTCCTGCTGCTCGCCGGGTTCGCGCTGTTCGCGGCCGGGGCGCACGGGGAGACCTTCACCGCGCTGCGCACCGGCGCCCACCTCCTCTCCCCCGCCGCCCGCTCAGTGGTCTTCGTGCTGGTGACGGCGGCGTTCGCGTCGAAGGCGGGCGCGGTGCCACTGCACGCCTGGCTGCCCAGGGCGCACCCCGAAGCGCCCAGCCCCGTCTCGGCGTTGATGAGTGCCGCCATGGTCAACCTCGGCGTGTACGGCCTCGTGCGCACCGGCCTCGATCTGCTGGGCGGCGGCCCCGCCTGGTGGTGGCTCGTGCTGCTGGCCCTCGGTGGCCTGAGTGCCGTGCACGGCATCCTCCAGGCCGCGATGGCCGCCGATCTCAAGCGGCTGCTGGCGTACTCGACCAGCGAGAACATGGGGCTCGTCCTCGTCGGGGTGGGCGCGTGCGGGCTGTTCGCGGCCGGCGGGGAGCGTCCGCTGGCCGCGCTGGCGCTCGCCGCGGCGCTGCTGCACCTCGTCAACCACGCCGCTTTCAAGGCCCTGTTGTTCTGCGCGGCCGGGTCCGTGCTGCGGGCCACGGGGCTGCGGGACCTGGACCGGCTGGGCGGGCTGCGCCCCCGGATGCCCGTGACGACCGCCTTCTTCGCGCTGGCCGCGCTCGGCGCCGTGGCGCTGCCGCCCGGCAACGGGTTCATCGGCGAGTGGCTGCTGCTCCAGTCCCTGATCCATGGCATGAGGGTGCCCGGGGTCGCGGTCGCCGTCGTACTGCCGCTGTCGGTGGCGCTGATCGCGCTGTCGGCCGGGATCGCCGCCGCCGTGTTCGTGAAGGCGCTCGGGGTCGGTTTCTTCGCCCGGCCGCGCGACGCGCGGGCCGCCGCGGCACGTGAGGCACCGCCGCCGATGCTCGCCGGGATGGCCCTGCTCGCGGCGGCCACGGTGGCGCTCGCGGTGGTGCCGGGGCTGCTCGGTGACGGCCTCGACCGGGTGGTGGGCACGGTCGGGCTGCCCGGCGCGGGCGCGCTGACCGGCGGCGGTCTGCGGGTGCGGCTGACCGGGATCTCCGCCTCGCTCTCCCCGCTGTGGGTGGCGGCCGCCCTCACCGCGGCGCTCGCGCTCGCCACCGGGCTGCCCCGCCGCTACGGCCGTCGCGGGCGCCGCACGGGCGCCCGGCTGTGGGACTGCGGGGGCGGGGCGCCGACGCCGCGCATGGCGTACACGGCGACCTCGTTCGCCGAGCCGTTGCAGCGGGTCTTCGACGGGGTGCTCGCCCCGGAGCAGGAGGTGTCCGTCACCTCGGTGCACGGCTCGGCGTATCTGGTGGAGCGGGTGCGGTTCCGGCGCCGGGTGCCCGACCGGATCGAACACCGGTTGTACGAGCCGGTGTTGCGGGCGCTGGACCGGACCGGCCGGGCGGCGCGGCGGCTCGCGGGCGGCCGGGTGCATGTGTATCTCGGCTACGGCTTCGCGGGTCTCGTGGTCCTGCTCTCGGCGCTGGTGGTGGGCTGGTGA
- a CDS encoding proton-conducting transporter membrane subunit, with amino-acid sequence MNATPTAALLTAPAAVPLLAAAAYALTPVRPPRPAPVRVRVRQPVGVGAAGGTADPPSDQVTGALAGHEAGELPGRASGLLPGRASGLLPGRVRGLPPGRATGLPSGRVTGLPSGRVRRLLPGQATEAPDGGPRVTPPGPPGPPDPPGPPGFPHRQPAAWAGLVSPLVILLCGGLLAVRVPRTGPLTACSGLLRADALSVWMLLVVGAVALTACGSAPAYLAGERAAGRASRRTAWRYQVLVQAFLAAMCLAVVTANLGVLWVAVEATTIVTAFLVGHRRTRTSVEAAWKYVVICSAGIALAFLGTVLIYYAARQAGVAESWALDWPTLVAHAGRLDAGVTRLGITLIVLGFGAKAGLVPLHAWLPDAHSQAPAPVSALMSGVLLSVAFSAILRYRVIADAALGAGFTRGLLAGIALLTLAVAAALLLAQRDHKRMLAYSSMEHMSLIALATAVGSPLALSAALLHIAGHGLAKSAAFCASGRILQLTGTSRIGRIRGLLGRAPLLGGVFGCAVLALLGFPPFGLFASELGIARAGFAAGTKLAWATAAALPLVLTAFAALAVRTAHMLLGPAPDRPADESRTGTWPSLLALAACAALGTATGPLTGLLRAAADTIGGH; translated from the coding sequence ATGAACGCGACGCCGACCGCCGCCCTGCTCACCGCGCCCGCCGCCGTACCGCTGCTCGCGGCCGCCGCGTACGCGCTCACCCCGGTGCGGCCACCCCGACCGGCTCCGGTGCGGGTGCGGGTACGACAGCCGGTGGGGGTGGGGGCGGCCGGGGGTACGGCGGACCCGCCGTCCGATCAGGTGACGGGGGCGCTCGCCGGTCACGAGGCGGGGGAGCTTCCCGGGCGGGCGTCGGGGCTGCTTCCCGGCCGGGCGTCGGGGCTGCTTCCCGGCCGGGTGAGGGGGTTGCCTCCCGGCCGGGCGACGGGGTTGCCTTCCGGCCGGGTGACGGGGTTGCCTTCCGGCCGGGTGAGGAGGCTGCTTCCCGGTCAGGCCACCGAGGCACCGGACGGCGGCCCCCGCGTCACACCGCCGGGCCCCCCGGGCCCCCCGGACCCTCCGGGCCCCCCGGGGTTCCCGCACCGGCAGCCCGCCGCCTGGGCCGGTCTCGTCTCCCCCCTGGTGATCCTGCTCTGCGGGGGCCTGCTCGCCGTCCGGGTGCCGCGCACGGGGCCGTTGACCGCCTGCTCCGGGCTGCTGCGGGCGGACGCCCTCAGCGTCTGGATGCTGCTGGTGGTGGGCGCCGTGGCGCTGACCGCGTGCGGGTCGGCGCCCGCGTACCTGGCGGGAGAGCGTGCCGCGGGGCGGGCGAGCCGCCGTACGGCCTGGCGGTACCAGGTGCTGGTGCAGGCGTTCCTGGCCGCGATGTGCCTGGCCGTGGTGACCGCGAATCTCGGGGTGCTGTGGGTGGCGGTGGAGGCCACCACCATCGTCACGGCGTTCCTGGTGGGGCACCGCCGCACCCGCACCTCGGTGGAGGCCGCCTGGAAGTACGTGGTGATCTGCTCGGCGGGCATCGCGCTCGCCTTCCTCGGCACCGTGCTGATCTACTACGCGGCCCGGCAGGCGGGCGTCGCCGAGTCCTGGGCGCTGGACTGGCCCACGCTGGTGGCCCACGCCGGCCGCCTCGACGCGGGGGTCACCCGGCTCGGCATCACCCTGATCGTCCTCGGTTTCGGCGCCAAGGCGGGCCTGGTCCCGCTGCACGCCTGGCTGCCGGACGCGCACAGCCAGGCGCCCGCGCCGGTGTCGGCGCTGATGTCGGGGGTGCTGCTGTCCGTGGCGTTCTCGGCGATCCTGCGCTACCGGGTCATCGCGGACGCGGCCCTCGGCGCCGGTTTCACCCGGGGGCTGCTGGCCGGGATCGCCCTGCTCACACTGGCCGTCGCCGCCGCTCTGCTGCTGGCGCAGCGCGACCACAAGCGGATGCTGGCCTACTCCAGCATGGAGCACATGAGCCTGATCGCCCTGGCCACGGCGGTCGGGAGCCCCCTCGCCCTGTCGGCGGCGCTGCTGCACATCGCCGGGCACGGTCTGGCCAAGTCGGCGGCGTTCTGCGCCTCGGGCCGGATCCTCCAGCTGACCGGCACCTCGCGCATCGGCCGGATCCGGGGGCTGCTCGGCCGGGCACCGCTTCTGGGCGGGGTGTTCGGCTGCGCGGTGCTCGCGCTGCTGGGCTTCCCGCCGTTCGGCCTCTTCGCCTCCGAACTCGGCATCGCCCGCGCGGGTTTCGCCGCCGGTACCAAGCTCGCCTGGGCGACGGCGGCGGCCCTGCCGCTGGTGCTCACCGCCTTCGCCGCGCTGGCCGTCCGCACCGCCCATATGCTGCTCGGCCCGGCCCCCGACCGGCCGGCGGACGAGTCACGCACGGGCACATGGCCCTCGCTGCTCGCCCTGGCCGCCTGCGCCGCCCTGGGCACCGCCACCGGACCCCTCACCGGCCTGCTGCGCGCCGCCGCCGACACGATCGGAGGGCACTGA